The proteins below are encoded in one region of Styela clava chromosome 4, kaStyClav1.hap1.2, whole genome shotgun sequence:
- the LOC120325670 gene encoding uncharacterized protein LOC120325670 gives MNHLLNILLVVSLVRASPSPQVVGIKNIPRPTTPQPKFPIDPPKSINMVARNGLITSADSHVWNSIISRLLQLRRGVKIRNVISIKFDDTPPPPPSTTRATTTTTTARVGSGARFLGFRQAIPPPGLDSAISKRPSSTPTARALISSQKIPITGDIGACSTIVKSAERINEGYLYFPRGSANRKVTLYQALATRDIECRFSNPPQGSGNEECVVVGYPHGAWVRATQADMAHHNRENCFAIANSSDMQCWDYIIVPGYCVLKKNR, from the exons ATGAATCACCTTCTAAATATACTTCTGGTTGTGTCACTTGTTCGAGCATCGCCTTCACCTCAGGTTGTCGGGATCAAAAATATTCCAAGGCCGACAACCCCGCAGCCGAAATTTCCTATCGATCCGCCTAAGTCGATAAACATGGTG GCGAGAAATGGTTTGATAACGAGTGCCGATTCCCATGTATGGAATTCAATCATATCGAGACTTCTACAGTTGAGACGTGGAGTAAAAATAAGAAACGTTATTTCGATTAAATTTGACGACACTCCCCCTCCACCCCCCAGCACTACAcgagcaacaacaacaacaacaacagccaGAGTCGGAAGTGGGGCCAGATTTTTAGGCTTCAGACAAGCTATACCCCCACCCGGCCTTGATTCAGCCATTTCTAAACGTCCTAGTTCGACCCCAACAGCTCGAGCTCTGATCTCATCGCAGAAGATTCCCATCACTGGCGATATAGGAGCTTGCAGCACAATTGTAAAATCA GCCGAACGAATCAACGAaggatatttatattttccaagAGGAAGTGCGAACCGGAAAGTAACTCTGTATCAAGCACTT GCCACGAGAGACATAGAGTGCAGATTCTCGAACCCTCCTCAAGGGTCTGGCAACGAGGAATGTGTGGTGGTTGGCTATCCGCATGGTGCATGGGTGAGAGCAACACAGGCTGACATGGCCCATCATAACAGAGAAAATTGTTTTGCGATTGCTAACTCATCGGACATGCAGTGTTGGGACTATATTATTGTACCTGGATATTGCGTACTGAAgaaaaatagatga